In a genomic window of Mycolicibacillus parakoreensis:
- a CDS encoding mechanosensitive ion channel domain-containing protein, with translation MNALPQSSWFYWALAVVVGLPLLLVALTELHQALVRRNNVLAKPVNLLRNYLLPLGALLVLLVGANDISPQATVVRVVATVFGFAVLLLLLSAFNITLFQTAPQGSWRRRLPSIFLEVARFVLIAIGVAVILSRVWGANVGGLFAALGVTSIVLGLTLQNSVGQIISGLFVLFEQPFQLGDWIDTPSVKGEVVEVNWRATHIRTAGGLQIMPNSVLAAASFTNLSRPAGAYEITVETTFVADDPPDRVCTVLSTTAAGLPHCRGTALPASVPVGAAGYATTIPLRSPADAGPARATFLRWLWYAARRAGLHLDEAGDDFVTGERVQRALEIMTPTLRLTADDEQGLRDCIRIIRYGAEEIIHSPGHVPEQMSCLFAGRVQLTVTGPTGVSVPVRTLGEGDWLGQTTLTREPVTTTARALTETALIQIERHHLEALVYRKPLLLQDISRSIDDQRDNVKQALGGAANAAPKGVR, from the coding sequence CAAACCGGTGAACCTGCTCCGCAACTACCTGTTGCCGCTGGGTGCGCTGCTGGTGCTGCTGGTCGGCGCCAACGACATCTCACCACAGGCCACCGTGGTACGGGTGGTGGCCACCGTGTTCGGCTTCGCGGTGCTGTTGCTGCTGCTCTCGGCGTTCAACATCACCTTGTTCCAGACCGCCCCGCAGGGCAGCTGGCGGCGCCGCTTGCCGTCGATCTTCCTGGAGGTCGCCCGCTTCGTGCTGATCGCGATCGGCGTGGCGGTGATCTTGTCGCGAGTATGGGGCGCCAACGTCGGTGGACTGTTCGCCGCGTTGGGGGTCACCTCGATCGTGCTGGGGCTGACCCTGCAGAACTCGGTCGGCCAGATCATCTCCGGGCTGTTCGTGTTGTTCGAGCAACCGTTCCAACTCGGCGACTGGATCGACACCCCGTCGGTCAAAGGCGAAGTCGTCGAAGTGAACTGGCGGGCCACCCACATCCGCACCGCCGGGGGCCTGCAGATCATGCCGAACTCGGTGTTGGCCGCCGCGTCGTTCACCAACCTCAGCCGCCCCGCCGGCGCCTACGAGATCACCGTGGAGACCACGTTCGTCGCCGACGATCCCCCCGACCGGGTCTGTACGGTGCTCTCGACCACGGCGGCCGGGCTGCCGCACTGCCGTGGCACCGCGCTGCCCGCCAGCGTGCCGGTGGGGGCCGCGGGGTATGCCACCACGATCCCCCTGCGTTCCCCGGCGGACGCCGGGCCGGCGCGGGCCACCTTCCTGCGCTGGCTGTGGTACGCCGCCCGGCGCGCCGGGCTGCATCTCGACGAGGCCGGTGACGATTTCGTCACCGGCGAGCGGGTGCAGCGGGCGCTGGAGATCATGACCCCCACGCTGCGGCTCACCGCCGACGACGAACAGGGCCTGCGCGACTGCATCCGGATCATCCGCTACGGCGCCGAGGAGATCATCCACTCCCCCGGTCACGTACCCGAGCAGATGTCGTGCCTGTTCGCCGGGCGGGTCCAACTCACCGTCACCGGCCCGACCGGGGTGAGCGTACCGGTGCGCACCCTCGGTGAGGGCGACTGGCTGGGCCAGACCACCTTGACCCGCGAGCCGGTCACCACCACCGCGCGGGCGCTGACCGAGACCGCACTCATCCAGATCGAACGCCACCATCTGGAGGCGCTGGTCTACCGCAAACCGCTGCTGCTGCAAGACATCAGCCGCTCCATCGACGACCAGCGTGACAACGTCAAGCAGGCGCTCGGGGGTGCGGCGAACGCGGCGCCGAAAGGCGTGCGATGA
- a CDS encoding alpha-hydroxy acid oxidase — MKRRLPRPQELAPLIRFRAPALRPSRRRLAAALTIEDLRAIARRRTPRAAFDYTDGAAEDEISLGRARQAFRDIEFHPAVLRDVTTVTTGRDVLGAPVALPFGIAPTGFTRLMQTEGELAGAAAAAAAGIPFTLSTLGTASIEDVAAAVPGGRRWFQLYMWKDRDRSMALLHRAADAGYDTVLATVDCPVAGARRRDIRNGMAIPPALTLRTVLDALPRPAWWINLFTTEPLAFASLDRWPGTVAQYMDTMFDPGVTLDDLVWVRDQWPGKFVVKGIQTVEDARRVVDAGVDGIVLSNHGGRQLDRAPVPFELLPTVVREVGADTEVLLDTGIMSGADIVAAVALGARFTLIGRAYLYGLMAGGQAGVARAIEILTEQLTRTMRLLGVASLEELTPGHVSRLPGRR, encoded by the coding sequence ATGAAACGGCGTCTGCCGCGTCCCCAGGAGTTGGCGCCGCTGATCCGATTCCGTGCTCCCGCTCTGCGGCCGAGTCGACGCCGACTCGCCGCGGCGTTGACGATCGAGGATCTGCGGGCGATCGCCCGCCGCCGAACCCCGCGGGCGGCCTTCGACTACACCGATGGTGCCGCCGAAGACGAGATCTCCCTGGGGCGGGCCCGGCAGGCCTTCCGCGACATCGAGTTCCATCCCGCCGTGCTGCGCGACGTCACCACCGTGACCACCGGGCGCGACGTGCTCGGGGCCCCGGTGGCGCTGCCGTTCGGGATCGCGCCGACGGGGTTCACGCGGCTGATGCAGACCGAGGGCGAATTGGCCGGGGCCGCCGCGGCGGCCGCAGCCGGAATCCCGTTCACGCTGTCGACCTTGGGCACCGCATCCATCGAGGACGTGGCGGCCGCCGTGCCCGGCGGACGACGCTGGTTCCAGCTGTACATGTGGAAGGACCGCGACCGGTCGATGGCGTTACTGCACCGTGCCGCCGACGCCGGCTACGACACGGTGCTGGCCACCGTGGACTGCCCGGTGGCCGGGGCGCGGCGGCGTGACATCCGCAACGGGATGGCGATCCCGCCGGCGCTGACCCTGCGCACCGTGCTCGACGCCCTGCCGCGGCCCGCGTGGTGGATCAACCTGTTCACCACCGAGCCGTTGGCGTTCGCCTCGCTGGACCGCTGGCCGGGCACCGTCGCGCAGTACATGGACACCATGTTCGACCCCGGCGTGACCCTCGACGACCTGGTCTGGGTGCGCGACCAGTGGCCGGGCAAGTTCGTGGTCAAGGGCATCCAGACCGTCGAGGACGCCCGCCGCGTCGTCGATGCCGGTGTGGACGGCATCGTACTGTCCAATCATGGTGGGCGCCAACTGGATCGTGCACCGGTGCCGTTTGAGTTGTTGCCGACCGTGGTCCGCGAGGTGGGCGCCGACACCGAGGTCCTGCTGGACACCGGCATCATGTCCGGCGCCGACATCGTCGCCGCCGTCGCGCTGGGCGCCCGGTTCACCCTGATCGGGCGCGCCTACCTGTACGGGCTGATGGCCGGCGGGCAAGCCGGTGTCGCGCGGGCGATCGAGATCCTCACCGAGCAGCTGACCCGCACGATGCGTCTGCTCGGGGTGGCCAGCCTGGAGGAACTCACCCCCGGGCACGTCAGCCGGCTGCCGGGCAGACGATGA